Part of the Candidatus Paceibacterota bacterium genome is shown below.
GAAGTCTTTTAAATTTACCGCGTTCCTAGAGGCTGAGGGAGAGGGCTTTTTTCAAATTTTTCCTCACGCTCTCGACCGATTGATTGGCATCAATGATCACATGCGGCACGCGAGTCAAAAATTGCATAAAGCCCTCACGCATCCGCTTGTGAAAATCCAGCTTTTTGGCATCAAAGTGATTATTTTCATCCTCACCCTGACCGGCCTTGCGCCGTAGGCCCGTCTCGATGTCAACGTCGAGGTAAATGTACAGGTCGGGCCTAATCTCACCGAGATAGAAGTCGCGAATGGTCCAGAAAAACTTCTCGAGCTCTTTGGCCTCCTGTCCGTAAATCTGATACGCAAACGTGGACGAATCAAAACGGTCGGAAATGATCGTGATTCCCCGTTCGAGCGCGGGCAAGACAGTATTTTTGAGATGGTCTGCTCTCGCCGCCCAAAAGAGGGCAAAAAGAGTCTTAGCATCGGCCTGTTTTGCGTGGGGCGATTTCAAGATCAGATTGCGAATTTCCTCCGCATACTGCGACCCGCCTGGCTCACGAGTGATCACAACAGCCTCACCCAATTCCTCCTTGAGTCTTTTGAGTTGAGAACTTTTGCCGGCGCCATCGCCTCCTTCCACTACGATAAATTTGCCTTTTTTCATAATTCAGTTATCTATATAGGTTTTCAAGACTGTGTCTAAATGTAGGGTAGCAGCTTTTGCTATTTTTTCAAAGTCTGGTCAATTTTTTGAGCAATTTCGACAAAGTCGCTTTCCTTTTTTCCCCGAGTGGTCTCAGCCGCCGTGCCGAGTCGGATGCCAGAAGGATCAAAAGCTGAGCGACCCTCACCTGGAATAGTGTTTTTATTGACGATAATCCCCGCCCGCTCCAAGCGGTCGCTCGCTTCTGCACCGGTGATGCCGCCAGCTCCCTTTTCATTTTTTCTGTCGGTTTGTTTTTTGATGCCACCCATCCAGACATCTACAAGCACTAGGTGACTATCAGTCCCTCCAGAAAT
Proteins encoded:
- the tmk gene encoding dTMP kinase — translated: MKKGKFIVVEGGDGAGKSSQLKRLKEELGEAVVITREPGGSQYAEEIRNLILKSPHAKQADAKTLFALFWAARADHLKNTVLPALERGITIISDRFDSSTFAYQIYGQEAKELEKFFWTIRDFYLGEIRPDLYIYLDVDIETGLRRKAGQGEDENNHFDAKKLDFHKRMREGFMQFLTRVPHVIIDANQSVESVRKNLKKALSLSL